TAAGACGGTACTTTACTTGTGGCCGTAGCACAAGATGgagattttcatcaatatccTTTGGCTTCGGCTGTTGTTGATGTAGAATCCATTGCTTCATGGAGTTGATTTTTGATGAAGCTCTTGGAAGTAGTGGTTGATGAGGAAGAGTTGGTGATTATCTCAGAAAGACATCCGGGCATCATTGTTGTAGTTGCCGACGTTTACAAAAATGCACATCATGGTCATTGTATATGAAActtgtcacaaaatatgaaaattcgTTGCAAAAAGAAGGGTTGTGCCGAAATGTTTATGCAGTTAGCCAAAAATTATAAGCAAGCCGACTTTGACTTGGAGTACGAAAagtttaagaaaatatatcccGATGTTGCAAAGTTTTTGGATGAAAGTGATTTATTGGATCGATGGACTCGAGCATATAGACCAAGATCTCGGTATAACATTATGACAATGAATGGTGTTGAATCAATAAATGCAAGATTGCATGAAGAAAGACACCTTCCAATCATTGCACTACTAAATTCTTTGCAGACATTGACTACATCTTGGTTTTCAACGTATCGAAATGCATCCATCGCATCAACAACAAATTTCACTTCAACTATTGAGTCGATTCTGTGTGAAAGGTTTAATATTGGTCGGGGATATCAAATTTATGAGATGGGTCGTCTTGAGTTCAATGTTCGTAGTGCTACAAACAGTGACAGTGTGGATTTGGAATCGAAGAGATGTACCAGTAGAGAATTTGATATTGACAAGATTTCATGTTCTCATGCAATTGCAGCGAGTTACTTTTGTGatgttaatttttattcattGTGCTCAGAGTATTATTCTGTTATGATATGGTCCTTAGCCTATTCTAAGCCAAGTTATCCTGTCCTGAATCAGAATGAGTGGCCACTTGATGATATGTTAGTATTGCCACCTGTGATCAAGACAAGATGtggaagaaaaaataaaacagaTTTTCATCTGTTGGAGAATTTTGTAGAAGATAGGGATGAATGATATgtaatttgtttgaatttaaagacaatagatttgattttattaatatgtaatGTGTTTGTGGTGAATTTTTAACTTTGGGTCTAGTGGGTGGTGAGTGGGTCGAGTGGACAAGATTGTAATGTATGCAGTCGATTTTTAAGTTTGGGTCGAGTGGGTGGTAAGTGGTTCGATTTTGGGTTGAGTGGTTGTGTTAGGGGTTTGGTTTAAGGTTTTGTTTAGGGTTTCGGGTTTGGGTCGAGTGGGTCGAGAGGTGGTGTTTGGGGTTTGGTGTAGGGTTTTGTTTaaggtttagggtttgggtcgagtttgggtcgagtgggtagagggattttgagttttgatcatgttataatatataattcactttatatataattagaacttaaatatatatataaaaaatttatttgtgtaaacattttaatatgagttatttattataatttaaatatgttagttaaaaaattcataacaatagtAGAAGAATGTATCTCTTACTCTAGCAATGTGGGTTGAATTTCTACTCGactaaaatttttaacaaattttataattccaGTAAACACGACAAGAAAATATGCCTTCAACAACACTCAATAGAAAATGGTTTTATTGGAAAACCGTGgtgtttttacttttaacaacggttttaacaaaaaccgttgtggaTTGACGTGCTTTTTCgacaa
This window of the Primulina huaijiensis isolate GDHJ02 chromosome 3, ASM1229523v2, whole genome shotgun sequence genome carries:
- the LOC140972476 gene encoding uncharacterized protein, which translates into the protein MFMQLAKNYKQADFDLEYEKFKKIYPDVAKFLDESDLLDRWTRAYRPRSRYNIMTMNGVESINARLHEERHLPIIALLNSLQTLTTSWFSTYRNASIASTTNFTSTIESILCERFNIGRGYQIYEMGRLEFNVRSATNSDSVDLESKRCTSREFDIDKISCSHAIAASYFCDVNFYSLCSEYYSVMIWSLAYSKPSYPVLNQNEWPLDDMLVLPPVIKTRCGRKNKTDFHLLENFVEDRDE